Part of the Microcebus murinus isolate Inina chromosome 19, M.murinus_Inina_mat1.0, whole genome shotgun sequence genome, CACAGATATATTTTCTCATAGTGTTTGCTGACATGGACAATTTCCTCCTGGCtgtgatggcctatgaccgctttGTGGCCGTGTGCCACCCCTTACATTACACCACAAAGATGACCCATCAGCTCTGTGCCCTGCTAGTTGCTGGAGCGTGGGGTGTGGCCAGCCTGAATGCTCTGTTGCACACCCTGCTGATGGCTAGACTCTCATTCTGTGCAGACAACACCATCCCCCACTTCTTCTGTGATGTGACTCCTCTCCTGAAACTCTCCTGCTCAGACACTCACCTCAATGAGATGATGATTCTTATTGCAGCAGGGCCTATAATGATCGTCCCATTTATTTGCATCCTGGTGTCATATGTCCTTATTGCTTGTGCTGTCCTGAGAGTCCCATCTACAAAGGGAAGATGgaaagccttctccacctgtggCTCCCACCTGGCTGTCGTGTTCCTCTTCTATGGCACCATCATATCTCTCTATTTCAACCCCTCATCCTCTCACTCAGCTGAGAAAGATATAGCAGCCGCCGTGATGTATACAGTGGTGACCCCCATGCTTAACCCTGTCATCTATAGCCTCAGGAACAAGGACATAAAAGGGGCTCTTGGAAAAGTGATTgccatgaaatttttttttactcagtaAAGGTATGGCCTAAGAACATTATGGAGGTAactaattttctaagaaaatcctgtttgttttttctactctATGAAACTTACCATTTGTCTTTTGTAAGAGAAACATCTACTATGTACCTTGGGAGAATAAAATTCTTGATAGAGACCCTTTAGGTTAAAGATGGAAAGAGAGACCCTTTAATGAAAAGACTTGACTATCCGAATTATCAATGCCCTCTGGCCAAACCCCACCAGGAACATCCCTGTAGCTCCACAAATTGGATTTGTTATTCACTATAACAGGGAACAGGGAAGGGTCTCCACAGCATGACTAAAAGGAGCTGGGCTTGTGTTATGGCTGTTAGGAATTAGGAACCATCTTTCCTCTGGATTAAATGTTGTTACAGAATAGGGGTAATTCTGATTGGATatcttaatgtatttta contains:
- the LOC142862411 gene encoding olfactory receptor 1f45-like, producing MRGTNQSSVSEFILLGLSTQPQQQQLLFVLFLSMYLATVLGNLLLILAVSTDSRLHTPMYFFLGNLSFVDVCFSSTTTPKMLTNHVLSSQTISFSGCLTQIYFLIVFADMDNFLLAVMAYDRFVAVCHPLHYTTKMTHQLCALLVAGAWGVASLNALLHTLLMARLSFCADNTIPHFFCDVTPLLKLSCSDTHLNEMMILIAAGPIMIVPFICILVSYVLIACAVLRVPSTKGRWKAFSTCGSHLAVVFLFYGTIISLYFNPSSSHSAEKDIAAAVMYTVVTPMLNPVIYSLRNKDIKGALGKVIAMKFFFTQ